A DNA window from Candidatus Syntrophosphaera sp. contains the following coding sequences:
- the yihA gene encoding ribosome biogenesis GTP-binding protein YihA/YsxC has protein sequence MLRFVQSFFVKSAVEPKDYPASAYPEFAIAGRSNVGKSTLINLLTDHHGLAKTSSHPGKTRLLNFFLIRWKDDAAETEGRLQLTDLPGYGFAEVSQAEQEKWRKMLSHYFEQREQLRGIIVLVDIRHPADPKDIQLLELLRARKIDHCVVSTKADKIPKTKVPKTLKLLKLGLGLGDEELHAVSALRNTGLDPLYAWIGNRLGQ, from the coding sequence ATGCTTAGATTCGTCCAATCCTTTTTCGTTAAAAGCGCCGTCGAGCCCAAGGACTACCCCGCCAGCGCCTATCCGGAATTTGCCATCGCCGGGCGCAGCAACGTGGGCAAATCCACCCTGATAAACCTGCTCACCGATCACCACGGCCTGGCTAAAACCAGCTCCCATCCCGGCAAGACCCGGCTGCTGAACTTTTTCCTGATCCGCTGGAAGGATGACGCTGCCGAAACCGAAGGCCGCCTCCAACTCACCGACCTGCCCGGTTATGGCTTCGCCGAGGTCTCCCAAGCCGAACAGGAGAAGTGGCGCAAGATGCTCAGCCATTACTTCGAGCAGCGCGAACAGCTCCGCGGGATCATCGTGCTGGTGGACATCCGCCATCCAGCCGATCCCAAGGACATCCAACTGCTGGAACTGCTCCGGGCCCGCAAGATCGATCACTGCGTCGTGTCCACCAAAGCGGACAAGATTCCCAAGACCAAGGTCCCCAAGACCCTCAAGCTGCTCAAGCTGGGATTGGGGCTGGGGGACGAGGAACTCCACGCCGTCTCCGCACTCCGCAATACAGGCCTGGATCCCCTCTACGCCTGGATCGGAAACCGGCTGGGCCAGTAA
- the queD gene encoding 6-carboxytetrahydropterin synthase QueD encodes MYKLSVTDSFSAAHRLEGYPGACCKLHGHNWKVRVGLLASELDGIGLALDFGVIKAHLEEILHELDHACLNDLPSLAGINPSSENLAKYIFDRMEKALQDSPAQVCEVEVCESERSSVTYSHA; translated from the coding sequence ATGTACAAACTCAGCGTCACCGATTCCTTCAGCGCGGCGCACCGCCTGGAAGGCTACCCAGGAGCCTGCTGCAAGCTGCACGGTCATAACTGGAAAGTGCGCGTCGGACTCCTGGCCAGCGAACTGGACGGAATCGGCCTGGCTCTGGATTTCGGGGTCATCAAGGCCCATCTGGAGGAGATCCTGCATGAGCTCGACCATGCCTGCCTGAACGACCTGCCCTCGCTCGCCGGCATCAACCCCAGCTCGGAAAACCTCGCCAAATACATCTTTGACCGCATGGAGAAAGCCCTGCAAGACAGCCCCGCGCAAGTTTGCGAAGTGGAGGTCTGCGAGTCCGAGCGCTCCAGCGTAACCTACTCCCATGCTTAG
- a CDS encoding magnesium transporter CorA family protein, whose product MIQYFKIAGQRFEPALAHDEAFWIHLEEPTADEIKALIARYELPDDFITDLQDADENSRMEFDEGAVLTIMRVPLYYRHRSASVSFTTAPLGVIAVQDKIITVSFFESEVLTLYLDCKHRPFNITQQSFLLQIALRASLYFLKFLKEINRRTGKIENELHQSMRNKELIRLLRMEKSLVYFSTALKSNEIILERMQRSRWLHQDPDAEDQIEDVIIENKQAIEMANIHSSILSGMMDAFASIISNNLNVVMKFLTLVTIILAVPTLIASIYGMNVKLPFAEQSYAFAVVMGISILTIIAMVLIFIRKKYF is encoded by the coding sequence ATGATCCAGTATTTCAAGATTGCCGGTCAGCGCTTTGAGCCCGCTCTGGCGCATGATGAGGCGTTTTGGATCCATCTGGAAGAGCCGACGGCAGACGAAATCAAGGCGCTGATCGCGCGTTACGAGCTGCCGGACGACTTCATCACGGACCTCCAGGACGCTGACGAGAACAGCCGCATGGAATTTGACGAGGGCGCCGTGCTCACCATCATGCGCGTGCCTCTCTACTACAGGCATCGTTCTGCCAGCGTTTCCTTCACAACGGCGCCTTTGGGCGTGATCGCGGTACAGGATAAGATCATCACCGTGAGCTTTTTTGAAAGCGAGGTCCTCACCCTCTACCTGGACTGCAAACACCGCCCCTTCAACATCACCCAGCAGAGTTTCCTGCTCCAGATCGCCCTCCGCGCTTCGCTCTATTTTCTCAAATTCCTCAAGGAGATCAACCGCCGCACCGGCAAGATCGAGAATGAACTCCACCAGAGCATGCGCAACAAGGAACTGATCCGCCTGCTGCGCATGGAGAAGAGTCTGGTCTATTTTTCCACCGCGCTGAAATCCAACGAGATCATCCTCGAGCGAATGCAGCGTTCGCGCTGGCTGCACCAGGATCCCGACGCAGAGGACCAGATTGAGGACGTGATCATCGAAAACAAGCAGGCTATCGAAATGGCCAACATCCATTCCAGTATCCTCAGCGGCATGATGGACGCTTTCGCCTCGATCATCTCCAACAACCTCAATGTGGTGATGAAATTCCTCACCCTGGTCACGATCATTCTGGCCGTGCCCACCCTCATCGCCAGCATCTACGGGATGAACGTCAAACTGCCCTTCGCGGAACAGAGCTACGCCTTCGCCGTGGTTATGGGCATTTCCATCCTGACCATCATCGCGATGGTGCTGATCTTCATCCGCAAGAAATACTTCTGA
- a CDS encoding glyceraldehyde-3-phosphate dehydrogenase: MKLNLRNKKLLGINGLGRIGKLLLWNQIHLRHFEGIVINCGREVGKNLDDLLQVIETDSTYGSLHKYLFGTVGRKAMIKVLDADTPILEIEGIPVKILRTARDPKDINWLNEGVRVVVDCTGNFVDPSLSPEQGKPCLRGHLEAGALKVVVSAPFKSKSSVALPSPDAATLIFGINHLDYNPREHHLISAASCTTTGLAHMIKPLLEHRETANIMTASMSTVHAATNTQSILDSVPKAGAIDLRKSRSVLNNIILSTTGAAKALELVMPQIKAIGFMADSVRIPTTTVSLINLNVTFHTRLNDLGQPAVTRKLLNQIYKDAADGPQKGLLVYSERQNVSADLIGSLAAVTLEAHETHTRTAFIPIPPETLSAAGLAPGKEVTMPVTHAKIFGWYDNELGSYTNCLSRLVNYVEENTP, translated from the coding sequence ATGAAGCTCAACCTGAGAAACAAAAAACTGCTCGGCATCAACGGCCTGGGCAGGATCGGCAAGCTATTGCTCTGGAACCAGATCCACCTCCGCCACTTCGAGGGGATCGTCATCAATTGCGGCCGCGAAGTGGGCAAAAACCTGGACGACCTGCTCCAGGTGATCGAGACCGATTCCACCTACGGCAGCCTCCACAAATACCTCTTCGGGACTGTGGGGCGCAAGGCCATGATCAAGGTCCTGGATGCCGATACCCCCATCCTGGAGATCGAAGGCATTCCGGTCAAGATCCTGCGCACGGCCCGCGATCCCAAGGACATCAACTGGCTGAACGAAGGTGTGCGCGTGGTGGTTGACTGCACGGGCAATTTTGTGGATCCCTCTCTTTCTCCGGAACAGGGCAAGCCCTGCCTGCGCGGGCACTTGGAGGCCGGGGCTCTAAAGGTGGTGGTCTCAGCCCCCTTCAAGAGCAAATCCTCCGTCGCCCTCCCCAGCCCAGACGCCGCCACTCTGATTTTTGGCATCAACCATCTGGACTACAACCCCCGCGAGCATCATCTGATCTCCGCTGCCAGTTGCACCACCACCGGCCTCGCCCACATGATCAAGCCCCTCCTGGAGCACCGGGAGACCGCGAACATCATGACCGCCTCGATGAGCACGGTCCACGCCGCCACCAACACCCAGAGCATCCTCGATTCCGTGCCCAAGGCCGGCGCCATCGACCTGCGCAAATCCCGCAGCGTGCTGAACAACATCATCCTCTCCACCACCGGCGCTGCCAAGGCTCTGGAACTCGTGATGCCCCAAATCAAGGCGATCGGCTTCATGGCGGATTCAGTGCGCATCCCCACCACCACCGTGTCCCTGATCAATCTGAACGTCACCTTCCACACCCGGCTGAACGACCTTGGCCAGCCTGCCGTCACCCGCAAGCTGCTCAACCAGATCTATAAAGACGCCGCTGATGGCCCCCAGAAAGGCCTGCTGGTCTACAGCGAACGCCAAAACGTCTCCGCCGACCTGATCGGCTCCCTCGCCGCCGTGACCCTCGAAGCCCATGAGACCCACACCCGCACGGCCTTCATCCCCATTCCGCCCGAAACCCTCTCTGCCGCTGGACTGGCTCCTGGCAAGGAGGTCACCATGCCCGTTACCCACGCCAAGATCTTCGGCTGGTATGACAACGAGCTCGGCTCTTACACCAACTGCCTCTCCCGCCTGGTCAACTACGTGGAGGAAAACACACCCTGA